The nucleotide sequence CCCCAACCGGCGGACGCGGCGCCGACACGACCGGCCGCCGCACAGCGATAGTCACCACAAGAGACAGGACCCGCATGACCATGCAGATGACCCGCCCCACCGGCCCCGCGGCCGGAGCCGCCGGAGCCGACGACACCGATGTCGCCGGCTTCCAGCTCACCGACGAGCAGCGCCGCCTCCGCGACGAGGTCCGCGACTTCGCCGACACGGTCGTCGCGCCCGCCGCCTACGAGTACGACACCAAGCGCAGCCTCCCGTACGACATCATCGCCGAGATGGGCCGGATGGGCCTGTTCGGTCTCCCGTTCCCGGTCGAATACGGCGGGCAGGGCAAGGACTACCTCTCCCTCTGCCTCGCCGTGGAGCAGCTGGGACGCGTCGACCAGTCGATCGGCGTCACCCTGGAGGCCGGTGTCGGGCTGGGCGCCATGCCGATCTTCCGCAGCGGCACCGAGGAGCAGAAGCAGCAGTGGCTGCCGATGCTCGCCCGCGGCCAGGCGCTCGCCGGTTTCGGGCTCACCGAGGCCGAGGCGGGCTCCGACGCGTCCGGCACGAAGACCACGGCCGAGCTGCGCGACGGCGAGTGGGTGATCAACGGCACCAAGCAGTTCATCACCAACTCCGGCTCGGACATCACGCGGCTGGTCACCATCACGGCGGTCACCGGTGAGGAGCGGCGCGCGGACGGATCGATGAAGAAGGAGCTGTCGGCGATCATCGTCCCGACCGGCACCCCCGGCTTCGTCGCGGAGCCCGTGTACGACAAGGTCGGCTGGCACACCTCGGACACGCATCCGTTGACCCTCACCGACGTGCGCGTCCCCGAGGCGAACCTGCTGGGGGAGCGCGGCCGCGGCTACGCGAACTTCGTGGCGACCCTCGACGAGGGCCGGGTGGCGTTCGCCGCGCTCTGCACGGGTGCCGCGCAGGGCTGCCTGGAGGAGGCCATCCGCTACGCCAAGAGCCGGAACGTGTTCGGACGGCCGATCGGATCCAACCAGTACATCGCCTTCAAGATCGCGCGGATGCAGGCTCGGGTCCACACCGCCCGGCTCGCCTACTACGACGCCTGCTTCAAGCTGATGGCCGGCAAGCCGTTCAAGATGGAGGCCTCCGTCGCCAAGCTGGTCTCCAGCGAGGCCGCGATGGACAACGCCCGCGACGCCACGCAGATCTTCGGCGGCTACGGCTTCCTCAACGAGAACCCGGTCGCGCGGCACTACCGCGACTCGAAGATCCTGGAGATCGGCGAGGGCACGAGCGAGGTCCAGCTGATGGTGATCTCGCGCGCCCTGGGCTTCTCCGCCTAACCTGAATCCGCAGCCGACAGCTCCTGAGTTTTTCCGCGCAGCACCCGGCGTGTCGCCGGAAAAACTCAG is from Leifsonia sp. 466MF and encodes:
- a CDS encoding acyl-CoA dehydrogenase family protein, which translates into the protein MTMQMTRPTGPAAGAAGADDTDVAGFQLTDEQRRLRDEVRDFADTVVAPAAYEYDTKRSLPYDIIAEMGRMGLFGLPFPVEYGGQGKDYLSLCLAVEQLGRVDQSIGVTLEAGVGLGAMPIFRSGTEEQKQQWLPMLARGQALAGFGLTEAEAGSDASGTKTTAELRDGEWVINGTKQFITNSGSDITRLVTITAVTGEERRADGSMKKELSAIIVPTGTPGFVAEPVYDKVGWHTSDTHPLTLTDVRVPEANLLGERGRGYANFVATLDEGRVAFAALCTGAAQGCLEEAIRYAKSRNVFGRPIGSNQYIAFKIARMQARVHTARLAYYDACFKLMAGKPFKMEASVAKLVSSEAAMDNARDATQIFGGYGFLNENPVARHYRDSKILEIGEGTSEVQLMVISRALGFSA